The following coding sequences lie in one Meles meles chromosome X, mMelMel3.1 paternal haplotype, whole genome shotgun sequence genomic window:
- the LOC123935495 gene encoding PWWP domain-containing DNA repair factor 3B-like, translated as MDAEYVLCNWKGHVWPAKVLSRARTSPRHKRKGALFLEVEILSVDEVIKVKTTDTKILNESQIEYVASLLIAELKASVPPGQEVPYRNALAVALEILNERANLGPAGASDDPETTKGTTKASQRGPQKRSRKKFRKPKGSLLRRLRRSKKLKSLLVCSQTEDAPGGGRPQAHRTVTPIPRKTRAEPSQSSSVYPNFPSRAEDDREEEGKQKRCTLRVRALHCPVKEEGTGAQDGGTLPSPPPGFNLTVPKALKEEAHDACPKTLAVSSECSALSGNVEDHGEGPRKPGLEGAAASSSAPHPRLRYSLRLAHKKRKLQVLELERGLQELQPSVNSKAVNPTTAIRKDVGKEVGQPVSMAFPQEPCPIEGGMVVWFKFQNHPFWPAVVKSVSQTEQTARVLLIEANMPCETSGIQVPLRRLKHLDCKEKEKLMKRAGKVYEQSVNWCFSLISHYREGLGRGSFVGSFLDYYAADISYPIRKAIEDGDMEIDFPKVNYADLEESEEEASLGGRRPRKKILPDRMRAARDRANQKLVDYIVKRKGADHHLLDIVKGRKQSRWLASFLNSSRYVICIETYLEDDDQLDVVVRHLQEIYKQIDKKMLTLARVDKVSFVLEVLLPEAIICSIAALDGLGYKEAEQKYLKGPPVHYREKELFDKNILKGMRKRAATRGKAK; from the coding sequence AAAGGCCACGTTTGGCCCGCAAAGGTTTTGTCCAGAGCTAGGACCTCACCGAGACATAAGAGGAAAGGGGCACTTTTTCTTGAAGTTGAAATACTCTCAGTAGACGAAGTAATTAAAGTGAAAACCACAGACACAAAGATCCTAAATGAGTCTCAAATTGAATACGTTGCCTCCTTGCTGATAGCCGAGTTGAAGGCCAGTGTCCCACCAGGACAGGAAGTGCCCTACAGAAACGCTCTTGCAGTGGCCCTAGAGATTCTGAATGAGAGAGCGAATCTGGGTCCAGCAGGAGCCTCAGATGATCCAGAGACCACAAAGGGGACCACAAAAGCGTCCCAAAGGGGACCACAAAAGCGATCTCGTAAAAAGTTCCGGAAGCCCAAAGGGAGCTTACTGAGGCGTCTTAGGAGAAGCAAAAAACTCAAGTCGCTGCTGGTATGCTCACAGACTGAGGACGCCCCGGGTGGGGGCCGACCACAGGCACACAGAACCGTCACGCCTATTCCCAGGAAAACGCGAGCGGAGCCCTCACAAAGCTCCAGCGTGTACCCAAACTTCCCATCACGTGCAGAAGATGATCGTGAGGAAGAGGGCAAGCAAAAGAGGTGCACCTTGAGAGTTAGGGCCTTGCATTGCCCCGTCAAGGAGGAGGGTACAGGTGCTCAAGATGGAGGCACCCTTCCCTCTCCGCCGCCAGGTTTCAACCTCACTGTACCCAAGGCTCTGAAAGAAGAGGCCCATGACGCCTGCCCCAAGACCCTGGCCGTCTCCTCCGAATGCTCTGCCCTCTCCGGGAATGTTGAGGACCACGGAGAGGGTCCCCGGAAGCCAGGCTTGGAAGGTGCGGCAGCATCCTCCAGTGCCCCTCACCCGAGGCTGCGTTATTCGCTCCGTCTGGCACATAAAAAGAGGAAGCTGCAGGTGCTAGAGTTGGAGAGAGGGCTGCAAGAACTTCAGCCTTCAGTCAACTCAAAGGCCGTTAACCCCACCACTGCTATTAGAAAGGACGTCGGCAAGGAAGTGGGGCAACCGGTAAGCATGGCCTTTCCACAAGAGCCTTGTCCCATTGAAGGAGGAATGGTGGTCTGGTTTAAATTTCAGAATCACCCATTTTGGCCAGCAGTGGTAAAGAGTGTCAGCCAAACAGAGCAGACTGCCAGGGTACTTTTGATTGAGGCAAACATGCCCTGTGAAACGAGCGGCATTCAAGTTCCTCTTCGACGATTAAAACATCTGGACTgtaaggagaaggagaaactaaTGAAGAGAGCCGGGAAGGTGTACGAGCAAAGTGTGAACTGGTGTTTCTCCCTGATTTCCCACTACAGAGAAGGGCTCGGTCGTGGGTCTTTTGTAGGCTCTTTCCTGGACTATTACGCTGCTGATATCAGTTACCCAATTAGGAAAGCCATCGAAGACGGGGACATGGAGATCGATTTCCCAAAGGTGAATTATGCCGACCTGGAAGAGTCTGAGGAGGAGGCCTCCCTGGGTGGGAGGAGGCCCCGCAAGAAAATTCTCCCGGACCGGATGAGGGCTGCTCGGGACCGAGCCAACCAGAAGCTCGTGGACTACATCGTGAAAAGAAAGGGAGCCGATCACCACCTCCTGGACATTGTCAAAGGCAGGAAACAGTCCAGGTGGCTGGCATCATTTCTGAATTCAAGCAGGTACGTGATCTGCATTGAAACATACCTGGAGGATGACGACCAGTTGGATGTCGTGGTAAGACATTTACAAGAAATCTACAAACAGATAGACAAGAAAATGCTGACTCTGGCAAGGGTAGACAAGGTGAGTTTTGTCCTGGAAGTTCTTCTGCCAGAAGCAATCATTTGTTCAATTGCTGCACTTGATGGATTAGgttacaaggaggcagaacaaAAGTACCTAAAGGGGCCACCTGTGCATTACCGGGAAAAAGAGCtatttgataaaaatattctaaagggaatgagaaagagagcagcAACAAGGGGCAAAGCTAAATAA